In Carya illinoinensis cultivar Pawnee chromosome 7, C.illinoinensisPawnee_v1, whole genome shotgun sequence, the following are encoded in one genomic region:
- the LOC122316077 gene encoding pentatricopeptide repeat-containing protein At2g34400 isoform X2: protein MLRNRVSSHFISCRLVFTYNHAHAEHQPMRETLLSLLRKCSSTKQLQQIHAQMLVNSIRKPNFLLSKIIDLKDFSYASLLFSHIPHPNDYAFNVMIRGLTNAWHDYSLALQFYYQMKFLGLKPNNFTYPFLFIACANILALNHGRTAHSSIFKFGLDGDDHTYHSLLTMYARCGQLDCARKVFDEITAKDLVSWNSMLSGYSKMGYAADAVGLFREMMEVGFEPDEMTLVSVLGACKDLGDLSLGRWVERFVEENKIELNSYVGSALIDMYGKCGDLLAARRVFDGMVKKDVIAWNAMITGYSQNGMSDEAIRLFNRMREAGVNPDKITLVGVLSSCASIGALDVGKWVDTYASERALQHDIYVATALVDMYAKCGSLDNARRVFEGIPLKNDVSWNAMISALAFHGQAQEALSLFERMSKEGGVVHPNDITFIGVLSACVHVGLVDEGRRLFDMMSSSFGLVPKVEHYSCMVDLLARAGHLYEAWDFIEKMPEKPDEVVLGALLGACQKCRNIDVSERVMQRLLELEPSNSGNYVISSKIFANLKRWDDSARMRLLMRHRGVNKTPGCSWIEIETQLYEFHAGDILLHDSAKIYEVLGLLYKELWREGYIPKIDESSKQGVEEGWRQYGSGLIIAK, encoded by the exons ATGCTTAGGAACAGAGTCTCTTCGCACTTCATTTCCTGCCGTCTCGTTTTTACATACAATCATGCACATGCTGAACACCAACCTATGAGAGAAACGCTTTTGTctctcttgagaaaatgctcATCTACCAAACAGTTGCAACAAATACACGCCCAAATGCTCGTCAACTCCATACGCAAACCTAATTTCCTTCTCTCCAAAATCATCGACCTCAAGGACTTCTCCTATGCCTCCCTTCTCTTCTCTCACATCCCCCATCCCAACGACTACGCTTTCAATGTCATGATCCGTGGCCTCACCAACGCATGGCATGATTACTCTCTTGCTCTTCAATTCTATTACCAAATGAAGTTTTTGGGCCTAAAGCCCAATAATTTTACGTACCCCTTTTTGTTCATTGCATGTGCGAATATTTTAGCGTTGAATCATGGCCGGACTGCACACTCTTCCATATTTAAATTTGGATTGGATGGTGACGACCACACATATCATTCGTTGCTGACAATGTATGCGCGGTGTGGTCAACTGGATTGTGCCCGGAAAGTGTTCGACGAAATTACTGCGAAGGACTTGGTTTCCTGGAACTCGATGTTATCAGGGTACTCAAAGATGGGATATGCTGCGGATGCAGTGGGGCTGTTTCGAGAAATGATGGAAGTGGGCTTTGAGCCAGATGAAATGACTTTAGTGAGTGTTCTTGGGGCATGTAAGGACCTAGGAGATTTGAGTTTGGGGAGGTGGGTGGAGCGGTTTGTTGAGGAGAATAAGATAGAGCTGAACTCTTATGTGGGTTCTGCATTAATTGATATGTATGGGAAGTGCGGGGATTTGTTGGCAGCAAGGAGGGTCTTCGATGGTATGGTGAAGAAAGATGTCATCGCCTGGAATGCCATGATTACGGG ATATTCACAAAATGGAATGTCAGATGAAGCAATCAGGCTATTTAATCGCATGAGAGAGGCAGGTGTTAATCCAGATAAAATCACATTGGTTGGAGTGCTGTCTTCTTGTGCCTCAATTGGGGCCCTTGACGTAGGGAAATGGGTTGATACATATGCATCGGAAAGAGCCTTGCAGCATGACATATATGTTGCTACTGCATTAGTTGATATGTATGCAAAGTGCGGGAGTTTAGACAATGCACGAAGAGTTTTTGAAGGCATTCCCCTGAAAAATGACGTATCTTGGAATGCCATGATTTCTGCACTTGCTTTTCATGGCCAAGCACAGGAAGCCCTATCATTATTTGAGCGCATGTCAAAGGAGGGAGGGGTTGTCCACCCAAATGACATCACATTTATTGGAGTGCTTTCTGCATGCGTCCACGTTGGATTGGTAGATGAGGGCCGTAGATTGTTTGATATGATGAGCTCTTCTTTTGGTTTGGTCCCAAAAGTTGAGCATTACTCTTGCATGGTTGACCTTTTGGCACGTGCAGGCCATCTCTATGAAGCTTGGGACTTCATTGAGAAGATGCCTGAAAAACCTGATGAAGTTGTATTGGGGGCTTTGCTTGGTGCCTGCCAGAAGTGCAGAAACATAGATGTTAGTGAGCGGGTTATGCAGCGGCTGCTGGAGCTGGAGCCTTCAAATTCTGGAAATTATGTAATCTCATCAAAAATTTTTGCAAACTTGAAAAGGTGGGATGATTCAGCAAGGATGAGATTGTTGATGAGACATAGGGGTGTAAATAAGACTCCTGGCTGTAGCTGGATTGAGATTGAGACCCAACTTTATGAATTTCATGCTGGTGATATCTTGCTCCATGATTCAGCCAAGATTTATGAAGTACTTGGTCTACTTTACAAGGAGCTGTGGAGGGAAGGTTACATTCCAAAGATTGATGAATCTTCCAAACAAGGGGTTGAAGAG GGTTGGAGGCAATATGGCAGCGGCTTGATTATTGCAAAATAA
- the LOC122316572 gene encoding protein ALTERED PHOSPHATE STARVATION RESPONSE 1-like — translation MGCSTSKLDDEEAVQLCKDRKRFIKQAVEERSRFASGHIAYIQSLKRVSAALRDYIDGDEPREFLLDSFITPPFTPAQKSSPSFITFSSKSLPSTPIQSQPNSCVKVNYLRSGGEPAVLVEERPQSPETVRVETYAPMHHFGIDGFFEMQSSQLSSSFFSYSPINRPNIPPPSPQASQWDFFWNPFSSVDYYGYPTRSSFGHSLMDDDIGGLRHVREEEGIPELEEETEQEESDDKVNLTEERAKIDLDCTREGIVEDIDEEEDEVEETDSATETEHQMTGLRWHHASIEVSKGQTFKEVETYNQEMAVGDREAKEETPGFTVYVNRRPTSMAEVVKDLESQFMIVCNSANKVSALLEASRAQYASTTRELTPMKMLNPVALFRSASSNCKSSSLINSSSSTDEGYESSGGYLEEPCVYSGCHQSTLERLFAWEKKLYEEVRSGEKVRIAYEKKCMQLRNQETKEEDPISVDKTRAAIRDLHTQMKVSIHSVEAISKRIETLRDEELQPQLLELVRGLERMWKEMAGCHQSQKRTLDEAKLLLAGMPSKIDVRKPSSMSITEPHRLATSAANLQKELRNWQVCFGSWITSQRSYARVLAGWLLRCVQSGPDTSKVPFSPRRSSGTLPIFGLCIQWSKVLDAIRETPVLDGLDFFAAGMGSIYAQQLREDSPHAPIGSNRYGGGSSEEFDGNMKMVEAGQVEEGVKTAEKMAEVAIRVLCAGMSVATSSLTEFAFSSAEGYAVLVKQWEKTK, via the exons ATGGGATGTTCCACATCAAAGCTGGATGATGAAGAGGCAGTTCAGCTTTGTAAAGATCGTAAGAGATTCATCAAACAGGCTGTTGAGGAGAGAAGCCGATTTGCTTCTGGACACATCGCCTATATCCAGTCCTTAAAGAGAGTTTCGGCTGCTCTTCGTGATTATATCGATGGAGATGAGCCTCGTGAGTTCTTATTAGATTCATTCATAACCCCCCCTTTCACACCTGCACAGAAATCCAGTCCCAGTTTCATCACGTTTTCATCCAAGTCCTTACCGTCAACACCAATTCAGTCTCAGCCTAACTCATGCGTGAAAGTAAATTATCTGAGATCAGGTGGGGAGCCAGCTGTGCTGGTTGAGGAAAGACCTCAGTCACCAGAGACTGTCCGAGTTGAAACCTACGCACCAATGCACCATTTTGGCATTGATGGCTTTTTTGAAATGCAATCCTCACAGttaagttcttcattcttttcttATTCCCCGATCAACAGACCCAATATTCCTCCACCTTCGCCCCAAGCATCCCAATGGGATTTCTTTTGGAATCCATTTTCATCAGTTGACTACTATGGCTACCCTACACGTAGTAGTTTCGGTCATTCACTCATGGATGATGACATTGGAGGTCTAAGGCATGTCCGAGAAGAAGAAGGGATTCCAGAATTAGAAGAGGAAACCGAACAAGAAGAATCTGATGACAAGGTAAATCTGACAGAAGAAAGAGCTAAAATTGATCTAGACTGCACCAGAGAAGGAATCGTTGAAGATATAGATGAAGAGGAGGATGAGGTGGAAGAAACGGATAGCGCAACTGAAACTGAGCATCAGATGACAGGCTTACGATGGCACCATGCAAGCATAGAAGTATCAAAAGGTCAAACTTTCAAAGAAGTCGAAACTTATAATCAAGAAATGGCAGTAGGTGATCGAGAAGCCAAGGAAGAAACACCAGGTTTTACTGTTTATGTTAATCGCAGGCCAACGAGCATGGCAGAAGTGGTCAAGGATCTTGAGTCTCAATTCATGATTGTTTGCAATTCAGCCAATAAGGTTTCAGCCTTATTAGAAGCTAGCAGAGCTCAGTATGCATCAACCACCAGGGAACTCACAC ccATGAAAATGTTGAACCCAGTAGCTTTATTCCGCTCAGCTTCATCTAATTGCAAGTCCTCATCTTTAATTAATTCTTCAAGCTCGACAGATGAAGGTTATGAAAGCAGTGGTGGCTATTTGGAGGAACCATGCGTGTATTCAGGTTGTCACCAATCGACACTGGAAAGGTTATTCGCTTGGGAGAAGAAACTCTATGAGGAAGTCAGG TCTGGCGAAAAGGTTCGAATTGCCTATGAGAAGAAATGTATGCAACTCAGGAACCAAGAGACAAAAGAAGAGGACCCCATTTCAGTTGATAAAACAAGGGCAGCCATTAGAGATCTGCATACCCAGATGAAAGTTTCAATACACTCAGTTGAAGCTATTTCAAAGAGGATCGAAACTCTCAGGGATGAAGAATTGCAGCCTCAACTTCTTGAATTAGTACGAGG GTTGGAAAGGATGTGGAAGGAAATGGCAGGGTGTCATCAGTCACAGAAGCGGACATTAGACGAAGCCAAGCTTTTACTAGCTGGAATGCCTTCAAAAATAGATGTAAGAAAACCCTCTTCCATGTCAATAACTGAGCCGCACAGGTTAGCAACTTCAGCTGCCAATCTTCAAAAAGAACTCAGGAATTGGCAAGTCTGTTTCGGGTCATGGATCACTTCTCAACGATCCTATGCGCGTGTACTAGCTGGCTGGCTACTCCGGTGTGTCCAGTCCGGTCCCGACACGTCAAAAGTACCTTTCTCTCCTCGCCGTTCCAGTGGAACCCTGCCAATATTTGGACTCTGCATCCAATGGTCAAAGGTTCTTGATGCTATCAGAGAAACGCCAGTGCTTGATGGACTAGACTTTTTTGCAGCTGGGATGGGCTCTATCTATGCTCAACAGCTAAGAGAGGATTCTCCCCATGCACCAATTGGATCAAATAGATATGGAGGTGGGTCATCCGAGGAATTCGATGGAAATATGAAAATGGTGGAGGCTGGTCAGGTAGAAGAAGGGGTAAAGACTGCAGAGAAAATGGCCGAAGTTGCAATAAGGGTGCTTTGTGCCGGAATGTCAGTTGCCACGAGCTCATTGACAGAATTTGCGTTCAGTTCTGCTGAAGGATACGCTGTACTTGTTAAGCAGTGGGAGAAGACAAAATGA
- the LOC122316077 gene encoding pentatricopeptide repeat-containing protein At2g34400 isoform X1 has translation MLRNRVSSHFISCRLVFTYNHAHAEHQPMRETLLSLLRKCSSTKQLQQIHAQMLVNSIRKPNFLLSKIIDLKDFSYASLLFSHIPHPNDYAFNVMIRGLTNAWHDYSLALQFYYQMKFLGLKPNNFTYPFLFIACANILALNHGRTAHSSIFKFGLDGDDHTYHSLLTMYARCGQLDCARKVFDEITAKDLVSWNSMLSGYSKMGYAADAVGLFREMMEVGFEPDEMTLVSVLGACKDLGDLSLGRWVERFVEENKIELNSYVGSALIDMYGKCGDLLAARRVFDGMVKKDVIAWNAMITGYSQNGMSDEAIRLFNRMREAGVNPDKITLVGVLSSCASIGALDVGKWVDTYASERALQHDIYVATALVDMYAKCGSLDNARRVFEGIPLKNDVSWNAMISALAFHGQAQEALSLFERMSKEGGVVHPNDITFIGVLSACVHVGLVDEGRRLFDMMSSSFGLVPKVEHYSCMVDLLARAGHLYEAWDFIEKMPEKPDEVVLGALLGACQKCRNIDVSERVMQRLLELEPSNSGNYVISSKIFANLKRWDDSARMRLLMRHRGVNKTPGCSWIEIETQLYEFHAGDILLHDSAKIYEVLGLLYKELWREGYIPKIDESSKQGVEEARFLQRTDEFKTCST, from the exons ATGCTTAGGAACAGAGTCTCTTCGCACTTCATTTCCTGCCGTCTCGTTTTTACATACAATCATGCACATGCTGAACACCAACCTATGAGAGAAACGCTTTTGTctctcttgagaaaatgctcATCTACCAAACAGTTGCAACAAATACACGCCCAAATGCTCGTCAACTCCATACGCAAACCTAATTTCCTTCTCTCCAAAATCATCGACCTCAAGGACTTCTCCTATGCCTCCCTTCTCTTCTCTCACATCCCCCATCCCAACGACTACGCTTTCAATGTCATGATCCGTGGCCTCACCAACGCATGGCATGATTACTCTCTTGCTCTTCAATTCTATTACCAAATGAAGTTTTTGGGCCTAAAGCCCAATAATTTTACGTACCCCTTTTTGTTCATTGCATGTGCGAATATTTTAGCGTTGAATCATGGCCGGACTGCACACTCTTCCATATTTAAATTTGGATTGGATGGTGACGACCACACATATCATTCGTTGCTGACAATGTATGCGCGGTGTGGTCAACTGGATTGTGCCCGGAAAGTGTTCGACGAAATTACTGCGAAGGACTTGGTTTCCTGGAACTCGATGTTATCAGGGTACTCAAAGATGGGATATGCTGCGGATGCAGTGGGGCTGTTTCGAGAAATGATGGAAGTGGGCTTTGAGCCAGATGAAATGACTTTAGTGAGTGTTCTTGGGGCATGTAAGGACCTAGGAGATTTGAGTTTGGGGAGGTGGGTGGAGCGGTTTGTTGAGGAGAATAAGATAGAGCTGAACTCTTATGTGGGTTCTGCATTAATTGATATGTATGGGAAGTGCGGGGATTTGTTGGCAGCAAGGAGGGTCTTCGATGGTATGGTGAAGAAAGATGTCATCGCCTGGAATGCCATGATTACGGG ATATTCACAAAATGGAATGTCAGATGAAGCAATCAGGCTATTTAATCGCATGAGAGAGGCAGGTGTTAATCCAGATAAAATCACATTGGTTGGAGTGCTGTCTTCTTGTGCCTCAATTGGGGCCCTTGACGTAGGGAAATGGGTTGATACATATGCATCGGAAAGAGCCTTGCAGCATGACATATATGTTGCTACTGCATTAGTTGATATGTATGCAAAGTGCGGGAGTTTAGACAATGCACGAAGAGTTTTTGAAGGCATTCCCCTGAAAAATGACGTATCTTGGAATGCCATGATTTCTGCACTTGCTTTTCATGGCCAAGCACAGGAAGCCCTATCATTATTTGAGCGCATGTCAAAGGAGGGAGGGGTTGTCCACCCAAATGACATCACATTTATTGGAGTGCTTTCTGCATGCGTCCACGTTGGATTGGTAGATGAGGGCCGTAGATTGTTTGATATGATGAGCTCTTCTTTTGGTTTGGTCCCAAAAGTTGAGCATTACTCTTGCATGGTTGACCTTTTGGCACGTGCAGGCCATCTCTATGAAGCTTGGGACTTCATTGAGAAGATGCCTGAAAAACCTGATGAAGTTGTATTGGGGGCTTTGCTTGGTGCCTGCCAGAAGTGCAGAAACATAGATGTTAGTGAGCGGGTTATGCAGCGGCTGCTGGAGCTGGAGCCTTCAAATTCTGGAAATTATGTAATCTCATCAAAAATTTTTGCAAACTTGAAAAGGTGGGATGATTCAGCAAGGATGAGATTGTTGATGAGACATAGGGGTGTAAATAAGACTCCTGGCTGTAGCTGGATTGAGATTGAGACCCAACTTTATGAATTTCATGCTGGTGATATCTTGCTCCATGATTCAGCCAAGATTTATGAAGTACTTGGTCTACTTTACAAGGAGCTGTGGAGGGAAGGTTACATTCCAAAGATTGATGAATCTTCCAAACAAGGGGTTGAAGAGGCAAGGTTCTTACAGAGGACTGATGAGTTCAAAACTTGCTCTACTTAG